In one window of Myxocyprinus asiaticus isolate MX2 ecotype Aquarium Trade chromosome 43, UBuf_Myxa_2, whole genome shotgun sequence DNA:
- the LOC127433796 gene encoding uncharacterized protein LOC127433796, whose product MTVYCYTNTPETAPVMPDDNATPLEPHPQTCDNNWLDTFCKDLGYHNLIFLTMAYSNAGAIAGAAAYAGIDDTDSCIRSDGFKIIKATVVVLLEHLINKKLKELCLGCEVDHPSQIRHSCLFEPDAYFFDAYFDELSHNLVKTGLKHIIAQALSRCGLRIHPQRIQGTVNTIMHELRYEVYIVEKLREVREIVVDVSSEQIVYDAVDNWKGSTQVACV is encoded by the coding sequence ATGACTGTATACTGCTACACCAACACTCCTGAGACTGCACCGGTGATGCCTGATGACAATGCAACACCGCTGGAGCCACACCCACAAACTTGTGACAACAACTGGTTGGATACATTTTGCAAGGATCTGGGGTATCACAACCTGATCTTCCTTACAATGGCGTACAGCAATGCTGGAGCAATAGCTGGAGCTGCGGCCTATGCTGGGATTGATGACACAGACAGTTGTATCCGCTCTGACGGCTTCAAAATCATAAAAGCGACTGTCGTGGTCCTTCTGGAACATCTCATCAACAAAAAGCTGAAAGAACTCTGTTTGGGCTGCGAGGTGGACCATCCGAGTCAGATTAGACATTCCTGCTTGTTTGAACCTGACGCCTATTTCTTTGACGCGTACTTTGATGAACTGTCACATAATCTGGTTAAAACAGGACTTAAACACATCATAGCTCAAGCATTGAGCCGGTGTGGTTTGAGGATTCACCCCCAGAGGATTCAGGGGACAGTGAACACTATTATGCATGAACTGCGTTACGAAGTTTACATTGTGGAAAAGCTTCGGGAAGTCAGAGAGATAGTTGTGGATGTCAGCAGCGAACAGATTGTCTATGATGCCGTGGACAACTGGAAAGGCTCCACACAAGTTGCCTGTGTGTGA